The nucleotide sequence TGGCGGGGGCTGGTCATGTGGCCGTGATCGGCATTCCCGCCGACACCCAGCGCCTGACCGTGGCGCGTTCTCTGGGAATGGATACCACGCTCGGCGCCGAAGGGGATGACCCGATGGCGTGGGCCCGCGAGTTTGGCGACGGACACGGCGTTGATATCGTCATCGATGCCGCGGGCGTATCGGCCACGCTCAAAATGGCCATGGCGCTGGTGCGACCGGCGGGCCAGATCGTCAAAGTGGGATGGGGGCCGCAGCCGCTTGATTTTTCGCTCGATCCCCTGGTGCAAAAGGCAGTCACGTTGCAGGGCAGTTTTTCGCACAATTGGCCTATCTGGGAGAAGGTGCTGACCTTGCTCGGCTCGGGGCGGCTCAACTTGGATCTCGTGCTCAATAGGGTGGCGCCGCTCGCGGACTGGCGGCCTTCGTTCGAGGCCATGCGCAGCGGAGAAATCGTCAAAGGTGTGCTCAATCCATGAATACGAATGTGAAAACGACCGGCCGACTGCCGGACCAGGTGATTCTGGTCACTGGATCGACTACGGGTATCGGCGAAGCCATGGTGCGGCGGTTTGCCCGCGAAGGTGCGACGGTCGTGGTGCACGGCACCCGGGAAGACGCGGCGCGGCAGCTGGTGACCGAGATCGAAGCGGAGGGAGGCAATGGCAGTTGGATCACGGCGCCGCTGACCGCACCGGAGGCCCCGGCCAAAATCATGGCGCATGTCATTGAACGTTGGGGACGACTCGACGCGTTGGTGAACAATGCGGCGATCACGGCGCGGTCGTCCATCGAGACGACGGATCCGGAGGCGTTTGATCGCTTCATCGGCATCAACCTGAAGGCGCCGTTTTTCCTGATTCAGGCGGCGCTGCCCCATTTCCGTTCCCGGGGCGGTGGGCGGGTGCTCAACATCGGTTCGATCAACAGTTACTGTGGCGAGCGCAACATGTTGCCGTATTCGATCAGCAAAGGCGGACTCGTGACGCTCACGCGCAGTCTGGCCGATTCCCTCGGCGTGGAAGGTGTGCGGGTAAACTTGCTCAACGTCGGATGGACGCTCACGCCCAACGAATATCAGGTGAAACTCAAGGATGGCCTGAGCGAAGGCTGGCCGGATCGATTGCCCCGGTCGCTGGCGCCGGGCGGGCGGCTTTTCCGGCCGGATGAGGTTGCCATGGCGGCGCTCTATTTCCTGGCGGAGGAGTCGGCTTTGGTGAACGGAGCCGTGTTGGATTTGGAACAATTTCCCCTGATCGGGCGCAACCCCGTCAAAGAAAGCGAAGACGACTCATGAAACCGAAACTAGCCGCATTTCCCAAATGTTTTATGGATGAACTCTGTGTGGATCGCACCATGAGTTTGGCCGCGTGGATCGATCTGGCCGCGGGGCTCGAAGTCGATGGTTTGGAGTTCTACGTCGGGTTTTTGCAGGACGGTCCCACGTTTTTGGCCGAGACCAAACGAGCGCTCGAACGTCATCAACTGGCGATGCCCATGTTGTGCTGTTCGCCGGATTTCACGCAACCGGACCCGGTGTTGTTGCAACGGGAGATCGAACGCGAACGCCGCATGATCGAACTCACGGCGTATTTTGGCGGTCGGTATTGCCGCGTGTTGTCGGGGCAGCGTCGACCCGAGGTCACGCGCGAAGTGGGTGTCGATCGAGTCGTCGGCGCGATCACGAGTCTGCTGCCGTTTGCGGAGGAGCACGGCGTCGTGCTCACGATGGAAAATCACTACAAGGACAACTACTGGGTGCACCCGGAATTT is from Synoicihabitans lomoniglobus and encodes:
- a CDS encoding sugar phosphate isomerase/epimerase family protein translates to MKPKLAAFPKCFMDELCVDRTMSLAAWIDLAAGLEVDGLEFYVGFLQDGPTFLAETKRALERHQLAMPMLCCSPDFTQPDPVLLQREIERERRMIELTAYFGGRYCRVLSGQRRPEVTREVGVDRVVGAITSLLPFAEEHGVVLTMENHYKDNYWVHPEFAQKMDVFVEIVNRIDSPWFGVNFDPSNTILAGEDPLELLEQVKHRVVTMHASDRYLKSGTIEDLRAEEDVAGYADRLAHGVIGRGMNDYDKIFSTLAAEGFDSWISIEDGMDGMDDLRESVRFLREKIDRHFAD
- a CDS encoding SDR family NAD(P)-dependent oxidoreductase, which codes for MNTNVKTTGRLPDQVILVTGSTTGIGEAMVRRFAREGATVVVHGTREDAARQLVTEIEAEGGNGSWITAPLTAPEAPAKIMAHVIERWGRLDALVNNAAITARSSIETTDPEAFDRFIGINLKAPFFLIQAALPHFRSRGGGRVLNIGSINSYCGERNMLPYSISKGGLVTLTRSLADSLGVEGVRVNLLNVGWTLTPNEYQVKLKDGLSEGWPDRLPRSLAPGGRLFRPDEVAMAALYFLAEESALVNGAVLDLEQFPLIGRNPVKESEDDS